A genomic region of Nymphaea colorata isolate Beijing-Zhang1983 chromosome 2, ASM883128v2, whole genome shotgun sequence contains the following coding sequences:
- the LOC116248556 gene encoding aluminum-activated malate transporter 9-like yields MNGKKGSVEIDILHVGPTKVALPDSAGKSFGDGATSCLDLARNVYDFCKEDVNRLIFSLKVGLAVLLVSLLILVRAPYEVFGSSIIWAILTVAIMFEYTVGATFNKGFNRALGSLLAGVLAITIAQIALHSGRVGEPLIIGISIFFIGAVTSFLKQWPSMTPYEYGFRVVLFTFCLIIVSGYRMGNPTRTAMDRLSSIVIGAVVTLLVNVLVFPIWAGEQLHRELIRSFDAVADSLEECVKKYLSEEGSEVPEFEKAVKDELVDEPAFQRCRSTLNSASKLDSLANSAKWEPPHGKFSHFFYPWAEYVKVGAILRHCAYEVMALHGCLHSEIQAPYNLRIAFQSEIQDAASHAAELVRSLGKDIGSMKLSLQASLLEKVHCSTEKLQRSIYTHSYLLIAGHGSVEASGPTLAAPDTCKHLAEAPRDLSVNTPNGSETCYELMKKQHRKLHSWPSREVDEFEEDAAMVSLLPRMKMLESTTSLSLATFTSLLIEFVARLDHLVDAVNKLGKLANFKN; encoded by the exons ATGAACGGAAAGAAGGGGAGCGTCGAAATTGATATCCTGCATGTTGGTCCTACTAAGGTCGCGTTGCCGGATTCAGCCGGCAAGAGTTTTGGTGATGGTGCAACGTCATGCCTGGATTTGGCTCGAAATGTGTATGATTTTTGCAAGGAAGATGTCAACAGATTGATCTTCTCGCTTAAAGTTGGTCTCGCAGTTCTCCTTGTTTCCCTATTAATACTCGTCAGGGCACCCTATGAGGTTTTTGGCTCCAGCATCATATGGGCTATTCTCACTGTCGCCATCATGTTCGAATACACTGTTG GTGCGACATTCAACAAGGGTTTCAATCGGGCGCTGGGAAGTCTGCTTGCTGGAGTACTGGCCATTACAATCGCCCAGATCGCCCTACACTCCGGCCGGGTGGGCGAGCCGCTCATCATCGGCATCAGCATCTTCTTCATTG GGGCGGTGACGTCGTTCTTGAAGCAGTGGCCGTCCATGACGCCCTACGAGTACGGGTTCCGCGTGGTTCTCTTCACCTTCTGCTTGATAATAGTGTCCGGTTACAGGATGGGTAACCCCACGAGGACGGCCATGGACCGCCTCTCCTCCATTGTCATCGGCGCCGTCGTCACCCTCCTCGTCAACGTCCTCGTCTTTCCAATATGGGCTGGCGAGCAGCTGCACCGGGAGCTCATCAGGAGCTTCGACGCCGTCGCGGACTCCCTCGAGG AGTGCGTGAAGAAGTATCTGTCTGAAGAGGGGTCGGAGGTACCGGAATTCGAGAAGGCAGTGAAGGATGAGTTGGTAGATGAACCTGCATTTCAACGGTGTCGATCCACCCTCAACTCTGCATCAAAGCTGGACTCACTG GCAAATTCAGCCAAGTGGGAGCCACCTCACGGCAAATTCAGCCATTTCTTCTATCCGTGGGCCGAATACGTCAAGGTTGGTGCCATTCTTCGACACTGTGCCTATGAGGTCATGGCTCTTCACGGTTGCCTTCACTCCGAAATACAG GCACCCTACAATCTCCGGATTGCGTTCCAATCAGAGATCCAAGATGCAGCTTCGCATGCAGCTGAACTTGTAAGGAGCCTCGGCAAGGACATCGGCAGCATGAAGCTCAGTCTGCAAGCCAGCCTCTTAGAGAAGGTTCATTGCTCAACGGAGAAGCTCCAGCGAAGCATCTACACCCACTCCTACCTCCTCATTGCAGGCCATGGATCTGTGGAGGCATCTGGACCTACCTTGGCAGCTCCCGATACCTGCAAGCATCTAGCGGAGGCCCCCAGGGACTTGAGTGTAAACACACCAAATGGTTCAGAGACATGCTATGAGCTGATGAAGAAACAGCACAGGAAGCTTCACTCATGGCCATCCAGGGAGGTAGACGAATTTGAGGAAGATGCTGCCATGGTGTCACTGCTACCGAGGATGAAGATGCTTGAGAGCACAACCTCTCTGTCGCTCGCAACGTTCACATCTCTGCTCATCGAATTTGTGGCCCGTCTTGATCACTTGGTCGATGCCGTCAACAAGTTGGGCAAGTTGGCCAACTTCAAGAACTGA